In Rhodamnia argentea isolate NSW1041297 chromosome 11, ASM2092103v1, whole genome shotgun sequence, one genomic interval encodes:
- the LOC115750504 gene encoding O-fucosyltransferase 38 isoform X1 has protein sequence MARARGRRFRFHRRKLCAVAAYVAILLIALSFFTLIYLSRKGFDGGREHVSPQEDQSGLIPDQELWDAPFSLGLHTCIKPTARYKGARKSDRYITVRSNGGLNQMRTGIADMVAVAHIMNATLVIPQLDRRSFWNDTSTFSDIFDETHFIEALKGDVRVARELPKELESVPHARKHFSSWASTGYYEEMTRLWHEYQVIHVAKSDSRLANNDLPLDIQRLRCRAMYNALRFSPPIEILAKKLIERLRSREGRYIALHLRYEKDMLSFTGCTYGLTEVESKELTILREKTNHWKVKKINSTVQRLGGNCPLTPKEVGIFLRALGYPPSTLIYIAAGEIYGGTAQLSMLSSCFPNLVFKETLATKEELEGFTTHASQTAAIDYIISVESNVFVSSYSGNMARAVEGHRRFLGYRRTITPDRKGLVEVFDRLESGNLREGSSLSDIVRQMHDDRQGAPRKRRGPLPGVKGKARSRTEESFYENPYPECICGPKEAF, from the exons ATGGCGAGGGCCAGAGGGAGGAGGTTCCGGTTCCACCGGAGAAAGCTCTGCGCCGTCGCTGCGTACGTCGCCATCCTCCTGATCGCCCTCTCCTTCTTCACGCTGATCTACTTGTCGAGGAAGGGCTTCGACGGCGGTCGGGAGCACGTGTCGCCCCAGGAAGATCAGTCTGGGCTG ATTCCAGACCAAGAGCTTTGGGATGCTCCTTTCAGTTTGGGTTTACACACCTGCATCAAGCCCACTGCTAGATACAAAG GTGCACGAAAATCAGATCGATATATAACTGTGAGGAGCAATGGAGGATTAAATCAGATGCGGACTGGT ATTGCAGATATGGTGGCCGTGGCACACATAATGAATGCCACTTTAGTTATTCCTCAACTGGATAGACGATCATTCTGGAATGACACAAG TACCTTTTCAGATATCTTTGATGAGACTCATTTTATAGAAGCCTTGAAAGGAGATGTAAGAGTTGCCAGGGAGCTCCCAAAGGAGTTGGAATCAGTTCCTCACGCGCGGAAGCACTTTTCTTCTTGGGCCAGCACAGGTTACTATGAAGAGATGACAAGGTTGTGGCATGAGTATCAG GTAATTCACGTTGCAAAATCTGATTCTCGACTAGCAAACAATGATCTGCCTCTTGACATCCAGAGATTGAGGTGCCGTGCAATGTATAACGCACTTCGTTTCTCTCCCCCAATTGAGATCCTGGCAAAG AAGCTGATAGAGAGGCTAAGGAGTCGTGAGGGACGATACATCGCTCTTCATCTTAGATATGAGAAAGACATGCTGTCTTTTACGGGTTGTACTTACGGCCTGACTGAAGTGGAATCAAAAGAGCTGACGATATTGAG GGAGAAGACTAATCATTGGAAGGTGAAAAAGATTAATTCCACAGTACAGAGATTAGGAGGGAATTGCCCTTTGACCCCCAAAGAGGTGGGGATTTTCCTCCGAGCTCTTGGTTATCCTCCATCGACGTTAATCTATATTGCTGCTGGAGAAATTTATGGTGGTACTGCTCAGTTATCCATGCTCTCTTCGTGCTTCCCTAATCTTGTTTTCAAG GAAACTCTTGCCACTAAGGAAGAATTGGAAGGGTTCACTACGCATGCATCTCAGACTGCTGCCATTGACTACATTATCTCTGTGGAGAGCAATGTGTTTGTTTCTTCTTATTCCGGTAACATGGCAAGAGCTGTTGAAGGGCATCGAAGGTTCTTAGGCTACCGCAGGACAATCACACCAGACAG GAAAGGGCTGGTTGAAGTTTTTGATAGACTGGAATCAGGAAACCTGAGAGAAGGTTCCTCGCTATCAGATATTGTGCGGCAGATGCATGATGACAG ACAAGGAGCTCCCAGGAAAAGAAGAGGCCCACTGCCAGGAGTTAAAGGCAAAGCACGTTCCCGGACGGAGGAATCCTTTTATGAAAATCCGTATCCTGAGTGCATATGTGGTCCAAAAGAGGCATTTTAA
- the LOC115750474 gene encoding cell wall / vacuolar inhibitor of fructosidase 2: MGLQISAASFFFLLLAVAFAPPTKPDASLIQKACRITKYYDLCLSSLKSDPSSSRADPKGLASIALAVALANATSTSSFLSSLVVGSGGAAGDPALSRLLRDCADKYGLAGDALQASARDLAAEAYDYAYMHVMAAEDYPSACRNAFRRSPGTAYPPELARREDGLTRICDVVMGIIDFLGR; encoded by the coding sequence ATGGGTCTGCAAATCTCCGCcgcctccttcttcttcctcctcctcgccgTCGCTTTCGCCCCTCCGACGAAACCGGACGCCTCGCTGATCCAGAAGGCGTGCAGGATCACCAAGTACTACGACCTCTGCCTCTCCTCCCTCAAGTCCGACCCCTCCAGCTCCCGCGCCGACCCCAAGGGCCTCGCCTCCATCGCCCTCGCCGTCGCCCTCGCCAAcgccacctccacctcctccttcctctcctcCCTCGTCGTCGGCTCCGGCGGCGCCGCGGGCGACCCCGCCCTGTCCCGGCTCCTCCGGGACTGCGCGGACAAGTACGGCCTCGCCGGGGACGCGCTCCAGGCGTCGGCGCGAGACCTGGCGGCGGAGGCCTACGACTACGCCTACATGCACGTCATGGCGGCGGAGGACTACCCGAGCGCGTGCCGCAACGCGTTCCGGAGGTCGCCGGGGACGGCCTACCCCCCGGAGCTCGCGCGGCGGGAGGACGGGCTCACCCGCATCTGCGACGTCGTCATGGGGATCATTGATTTTCTCGGCCGGtga
- the LOC115750504 gene encoding O-fucosyltransferase 38 isoform X2 produces the protein MRTGIADMVAVAHIMNATLVIPQLDRRSFWNDTSTFSDIFDETHFIEALKGDVRVARELPKELESVPHARKHFSSWASTGYYEEMTRLWHEYQVIHVAKSDSRLANNDLPLDIQRLRCRAMYNALRFSPPIEILAKKLIERLRSREGRYIALHLRYEKDMLSFTGCTYGLTEVESKELTILREKTNHWKVKKINSTVQRLGGNCPLTPKEVGIFLRALGYPPSTLIYIAAGEIYGGTAQLSMLSSCFPNLVFKETLATKEELEGFTTHASQTAAIDYIISVESNVFVSSYSGNMARAVEGHRRFLGYRRTITPDRKGLVEVFDRLESGNLREGSSLSDIVRQMHDDRQGAPRKRRGPLPGVKGKARSRTEESFYENPYPECICGPKEAF, from the exons ATGCGGACTGGT ATTGCAGATATGGTGGCCGTGGCACACATAATGAATGCCACTTTAGTTATTCCTCAACTGGATAGACGATCATTCTGGAATGACACAAG TACCTTTTCAGATATCTTTGATGAGACTCATTTTATAGAAGCCTTGAAAGGAGATGTAAGAGTTGCCAGGGAGCTCCCAAAGGAGTTGGAATCAGTTCCTCACGCGCGGAAGCACTTTTCTTCTTGGGCCAGCACAGGTTACTATGAAGAGATGACAAGGTTGTGGCATGAGTATCAG GTAATTCACGTTGCAAAATCTGATTCTCGACTAGCAAACAATGATCTGCCTCTTGACATCCAGAGATTGAGGTGCCGTGCAATGTATAACGCACTTCGTTTCTCTCCCCCAATTGAGATCCTGGCAAAG AAGCTGATAGAGAGGCTAAGGAGTCGTGAGGGACGATACATCGCTCTTCATCTTAGATATGAGAAAGACATGCTGTCTTTTACGGGTTGTACTTACGGCCTGACTGAAGTGGAATCAAAAGAGCTGACGATATTGAG GGAGAAGACTAATCATTGGAAGGTGAAAAAGATTAATTCCACAGTACAGAGATTAGGAGGGAATTGCCCTTTGACCCCCAAAGAGGTGGGGATTTTCCTCCGAGCTCTTGGTTATCCTCCATCGACGTTAATCTATATTGCTGCTGGAGAAATTTATGGTGGTACTGCTCAGTTATCCATGCTCTCTTCGTGCTTCCCTAATCTTGTTTTCAAG GAAACTCTTGCCACTAAGGAAGAATTGGAAGGGTTCACTACGCATGCATCTCAGACTGCTGCCATTGACTACATTATCTCTGTGGAGAGCAATGTGTTTGTTTCTTCTTATTCCGGTAACATGGCAAGAGCTGTTGAAGGGCATCGAAGGTTCTTAGGCTACCGCAGGACAATCACACCAGACAG GAAAGGGCTGGTTGAAGTTTTTGATAGACTGGAATCAGGAAACCTGAGAGAAGGTTCCTCGCTATCAGATATTGTGCGGCAGATGCATGATGACAG ACAAGGAGCTCCCAGGAAAAGAAGAGGCCCACTGCCAGGAGTTAAAGGCAAAGCACGTTCCCGGACGGAGGAATCCTTTTATGAAAATCCGTATCCTGAGTGCATATGTGGTCCAAAAGAGGCATTTTAA
- the LOC115750508 gene encoding uncharacterized protein LOC115750508 — MSFMKGDLLTRTRKLVKGLAKAEPVWLKAMQQAPPAVFPRADEIKKITLPEDVYIKKFFQKYPDSKHEDAIKICGFDPPPARVFGQRVLELKENGVSEEEAISVADMEYRLEKKAKKAAYTRLKQIAKLQGKRPPPNPCPSAIKEIQAEERKYVLDRFFNPEIRKIVEKMKEEKAAEAQYRTGGGGYY; from the exons ATGTCGTTTATGAAAGGAGATCTGCTTACGAGAACCAGAAAGCTCGTCAAAGGCTTGGCTAAGGCCGAGCCTGTTTGGCTCAAGGCTATGCAACA GGCACCACCTGCAGTTTTCCCTCGTGCTGATGAAATCAAGAAGATCACTCTCCCCGAGGATGTTTATATTAAGAAGTTTTTCCAGAAGTATCCGGACTCAAAACACGAGGATGCGATCAA GATATGTGGTTTCGACCCCCCTCCTGCCCGTGTCTTTGGTCAACGAGTCCTTGAGTTGAAGGAAAATGGAGTTAGTGAGGAAGAGGCTATCAGCGTAGCAGAT ATGGAATACCGGCTagaaaagaaggcaaagaaGGCGGCGTACACTCGACTGAAGCAGATTGCGAAGCTCCAAGGCAAGAGACCTCCTCCTAATCCCTGCCCGAGTGCTATTAAAGAGATACAAGCAGAAGAGAGGAAGTATGTTCTTGATCGTTTCTTTAACCCCGAGATCCGCAAAATAGTCGAGAAGATGAAAGAAGAGAAGGCAGCTGAAGCTCAGTACAGAACGGGAGGAGGTGGCTATTATTAG
- the LOC115750506 gene encoding alcohol dehydrogenase 1, whose product MASTAGQVIRCKAAVAWEAGKPLVIEEVEVAPPQAMEVRIKVLFTSLCHTDVYFWEAKGQTPLFPRIFGHEASGIVESVGEGVTELQPGDHVLPVFTGECKECRHCKSEESNMCDLLRINTDRGVMLNDNTSRFSINGKPIYHFVGTSTFSEYTVVHIGCVAKIDPAAPLDKVCVLSCGISTGLGATLNVAKPKKGQSVAIFGLGAVGLAAAEGARMVGASRIIGVDLNPNRFNEAKKFGVTEFVNPKDYDKPVQEVIAEMTDGGVDRSVECTGNVNAMISAFECVHDGWGVAVLVGVPNKDDAFKTHPMNLLNERTLKGTFFGNYKPRTDLPSVVEKYMNKELELEKFITHEVPFSEINKAFDYMLQGAGLRCIIRMDA is encoded by the exons ATGGCGAGCACTGCTGGTCAGGTCATTCGCTGCAAGG CTGCGGTGGCATGGGAAGCTGGAAAGCCCCTTGTGATCGAAGAAGTGGAGGTGGCGCCTCCGCAGGCGATGGAGGTTCGTATCAAGGTCCTCTTCACCTCCCTCTGCCACACCGATGTTTACTTCTGGGAAGCCAAG GGACAAACCCCATTGTTTCCTCGCATATTCGGTCACGAAGCATCAGG GATTGTGGAAAGTGTCGGTGAAGGTGTCACAGAACTCCAACCTGGCGATCATGTCCTTCCTGTATTCACCGGAGAATGCAAGGAGTGCCGGCATTGCAAATCCGAGGAGAGCAACATGTGTGACCTGCTCAGGATAAACACGGATCGGGGAGTTATGCTTAATGATAACACGTCGAGGTTCTCGATCAATGGGAAGCCTATTTACCATTTTGTTGGCACTTCAACTTTCAGTGAGTACACTGTGGTTCACATTGGTTGTGTCGCCAAGATCGACCCTGCTGCCCCGCTCGACAAAGTCTGTGTTCTCAGCTGCGGTATTTCCACAG GTCTTGGTGCCACCTTGAATGTTGCAAAGCCAAAGAAGGGGCAATCGGTAGCCATTTTTGGACTCGGAGCTGTGGGCCTTGCT GCGGCTGAAGGGGCTCGAATGGTGGGGGCTTCGAGGATTATTGGAGTTGATCTGAATCCAAACAGATTCAATGAAG CCAAGAAATTTGGAGTCACTGAGTTTGTGAATCCCAAGGACTACGACAAACCTGTTCAAGAG GTGATTGCGGAAATGACTGATGGGGGTGTTGATCGAAGCGTTGAGTGCACTGGAAATGTCAATGCCATGATCTCTGCATTCGAATGTGTTCATGAT GGATGGGGGGTGGCTGTTCTTGTCGGCGTCCCTAACAAAGACGATGCATTCAAGACTCATCCGATGAATCTCTTGAACGAGAGAACTCTCAAGGGCACTTTCTTTGGCAACTACAAGCCGAGGACCGACCTTCCCTCTGTTGTAGAGAAGTACATGAATAAG GAACTTGAGCTGGAGAAGTTCATTACGCATGAGGTTCCGTTCTCGGAGATCAATAAGGCGTTCGACTACATGCTTCAAGGCGCTGGCCTTCGCTGTATAATCCGCATGGACGCCTAG